From a region of the Janthinobacterium sp. 61 genome:
- a CDS encoding DUF1566 domain-containing protein has product MYAGIIRGADGAPDQHLVLLDGDTDDVTWEAACAWAEAKGATLPTRAEQRLLMANLPDQFQARYYWSSEQAGPSRAWGQGFGNGGQYDGYRSYEGRARAVRRLPI; this is encoded by the coding sequence ATGTATGCCGGCATCATCCGAGGCGCCGACGGCGCGCCAGACCAGCACCTAGTTCTGCTGGACGGCGACACCGACGACGTCACCTGGGAAGCCGCATGCGCGTGGGCCGAAGCCAAGGGCGCAACCCTGCCAACACGTGCTGAGCAGCGACTACTCATGGCAAACCTGCCTGACCAGTTCCAAGCACGCTACTACTGGTCCAGTGAGCAGGCCGGCCCCTCTCGCGCGTGGGGTCAGGGTTTCGGCAATGGCGGCCAGTACGACGGCTACCGCTCGTACGAGGGCCGCGCCCGCGCCGTCCGCAGATTGCCAATTTAA